The following is a genomic window from Parabacteroides johnsonii DSM 18315.
ACGGATCGCGATACAATGCTCGAAATGAGCCGAACACTTTCTGTCTTTCGTACGGACTGTCCAACCGTCTTTCTCAAAAGCGACATTCTTGCTTCCCATATTAATCATCGGTTCTATGCAGATGCACATACCACTGCGTAACAAGGGACCGCAACCAGGGCGCCCGTAATTGGGGACTTCCGGTTCTTCGTGCATCTTACGTCCGATACCGTGGCCGACCAGCTCTCTGACAACAGAGTAACCTTTCGATTCACAATAGGACTGTACGGCATGACTGATGTCTCCGAGGCGTTTGCCTTCGATGGCATGCTGGATTCCCAGGTAAAGTGATTCCTTTGTCGTCTTCAACAAGTTTTTCACTTTGGGATCGACTTCGCCCACACAAAACGTATAAGCCGAGTCACCGACAAAACCATTCAAAACCGTACCGCAGTCGACAGATATGACATCCCCCTCTTTCAGTATTGTCTTAGAAGAAGGAATACCGTGCACAACCTGTTCATTCACGGAAGCACATATGGAATTAGGAAAACCTCCGTATCCCAAAAACGCCGGAACCGCACCATTATCTCTAATGAATTCTTCGGCAATCTTATCGAGTTGAAGCGTATTGACACCGGGAGCAATATGTTTGGCCAATTCGCCAAGCGTCTTACCTACCAGTTGATTCGCCGTACGCATCAACTCAATTTCTTCATCTGTTTTTAAATAGATCATTCTAAATTAATAAGCACCAACTGCGCCTGAGCGACCTTTAATTCTTCCTGACTTCAACAAACCGTCATAATGACGCATCAGCAAATGACTTTCTACTTGCTGCAGTGTATCCAACACCACACCAACCAGGATCAACAAAGATGTTCCGCCAAAGAACTGCGAGAACTCCATACTTACACCGGCGATCCGGGCAAAAGCAGGCATGATAGCCACTAATGCAAGGAAGAATGCTCCCGGCAAAGTAATACGGTCCATGATGGTATCCAAATAATCTTTGGTACTCTTTCCTGGCTTAACGCCCGGAATGAACCCGTTGTTTCTCTTCAGATCATCCGACATCTGAGTAGGATTGATCGTGATAGCTGTATAGAAATATGTAAACAAGATAATCAGTACAGCAAATACGAAGTTGTACCAAAATCCGGTATTGTCCATAAACGCAGCTACGAAACCAGACTGTTCGCCTGTGCTTGAGAAACCGACGATTGAAATAGGAATAAACATGATTGCCTGGGCAAAGATGATAGGCATTACGTTTGCAGCATTCACCTTAAGGGGGATGTACTGGCGTGCGCCACCATATTGTTTATTTCCAATGATCCGTTTTGCATATTGCACAGGGACCTTGCGAGTACCTTGTACCAACAGGATCGCACCTGCGATAACCAACAAAAGGAACAACATTTCAAACAAGAACATAACCAGACCACCGGTTCTCTCACTCGTCCGGGAAACAAATTCCTGGAACAACGAATGCGGCAGACGGGCTATAATACCAACTAAAATGATAAATGAAATACCATTTCCAACACCTTTATCTGTAATTCTTTCACCAAGCCATAAGATAAACATACTTCCAGCAGCTAAAATAACTGTAGAAGAAATTGTAAACCATATACCTGCAGGCAGAGCTGCTCCGGCGGCTTTCAGCTGTACACTTAAGTTAACAAGATAAGTAGGACCCTGGAACAGAAGGATAGCAACTGTCAGATAACGAGTCCACTGGTTGATCTTACGACGACCACTCTCACCTTCTCTCTGTAATTTCTGGAAAGAAGGAACTGCAATTGCCATCAACTGCATCACGATGGAAGCGGAGATATACGGCATAATCCCTAATGCAAAAATAGAAGCATTAGAGAAAGCACCACCAGAGAACATGTCCAACAACGCCAGCAATCCGCCTCTTGTCTGTTCCTGTAAAGCGGTCAACGCTTTAGGATCAATACCCGGAAGAACGACGTATGTACCGAAACGGTATATAGCCACCAATAAAAGAGTGGTGAGGATCCGATTTCTCAGATCCTCAATCTTCCAGATATTTTTTATTGTTTCAACTGCTCTCATAACTTAGAGTTTAACAACAGTTCCACCTACTGCCTGGATAGCAGCTTCAGCACTCTTAGAGAAAGCGTGAGCTTCCACTTCAAGTTTAGCTGTCAAGTTGCCATTACCAAGAATTTTAACCAACTGAGAAGAGGAAATGAAACCAGCCTCGATCAGTTCGTTGATACCAATCTTAGAGAGCTGCTGAGCTTCAGCCATGCCCTGTAATGTAGAAAGATTGATAGCTTTATATTCAACGCGGTTAATATTCTTGAAACCAAATTTAGGTAAGCGTCTCTGTATAGGCATCTGACCACCTTCGAAACCGATTTTCTGCTTGTAACCGGATCTTGATTTCGCACCTTTATGACCTCTTGTTGAAGTACCTCCTAATCCTGAACCCGGACCACGGCCGATTCTTTTTCTGGTCTTGGTAGATCCTTCAGCAGGTTTTAAATTTGATAAATTCA
Proteins encoded in this region:
- the map gene encoding type I methionyl aminopeptidase gives rise to the protein MIYLKTDEEIELMRTANQLVGKTLGELAKHIAPGVNTLQLDKIAEEFIRDNGAVPAFLGYGGFPNSICASVNEQVVHGIPSSKTILKEGDVISVDCGTVLNGFVGDSAYTFCVGEVDPKVKNLLKTTKESLYLGIQHAIEGKRLGDISHAVQSYCESKGYSVVRELVGHGIGRKMHEEPEVPNYGRPGCGPLLRSGMCICIEPMINMGSKNVAFEKDGWTVRTKDRKCSAHFEHCIAIRPEGPQILSSFEFLEEVLGNNAI
- the secY gene encoding preprotein translocase subunit SecY, with the translated sequence MRAVETIKNIWKIEDLRNRILTTLLLVAIYRFGTYVVLPGIDPKALTALQEQTRGGLLALLDMFSGGAFSNASIFALGIMPYISASIVMQLMAIAVPSFQKLQREGESGRRKINQWTRYLTVAILLFQGPTYLVNLSVQLKAAGAALPAGIWFTISSTVILAAGSMFILWLGERITDKGVGNGISFIILVGIIARLPHSLFQEFVSRTSERTGGLVMFLFEMLFLLLVIAGAILLVQGTRKVPVQYAKRIIGNKQYGGARQYIPLKVNAANVMPIIFAQAIMFIPISIVGFSSTGEQSGFVAAFMDNTGFWYNFVFAVLIILFTYFYTAITINPTQMSDDLKRNNGFIPGVKPGKSTKDYLDTIMDRITLPGAFFLALVAIMPAFARIAGVSMEFSQFFGGTSLLILVGVVLDTLQQVESHLLMRHYDGLLKSGRIKGRSGAVGAY
- the rplO gene encoding 50S ribosomal protein L15, which translates into the protein MNLSNLKPAEGSTKTRKRIGRGPGSGLGGTSTRGHKGAKSRSGYKQKIGFEGGQMPIQRRLPKFGFKNINRVEYKAINLSTLQGMAEAQQLSKIGINELIEAGFISSSQLVKILGNGNLTAKLEVEAHAFSKSAEAAIQAVGGTVVKL